The following coding sequences are from one SAR86 cluster bacterium window:
- a CDS encoding cytochrome c-type biogenesis protein CcmH yields MIRVIWYLIFFNSLSFGEIELYKFDSTVEQNLFNKLTYEIGCPLCEGSNVSGSSSPIALDIKQFIYDEIKSGATESTIKEKVSGKFGDEVLFSPPRNASTFLLYFFPIILIIFSIILLLRLRK; encoded by the coding sequence ATGATTAGAGTAATTTGGTATTTAATTTTCTTCAATTCACTATCTTTTGGTGAAATAGAACTTTATAAATTTGATTCGACAGTAGAGCAAAATTTATTTAACAAACTAACTTATGAAATTGGATGTCCTTTATGTGAGGGCTCTAATGTCAGTGGCTCTTCATCACCAATTGCTTTGGATATAAAACAATTTATTTACGATGAAATCAAAAGTGGTGCAACAGAATCAACTATTAAGGAAAAGGTATCAGGAAAATTTGGTGACGAAGTTTTGTTTTCTCCTCCAAGAAATGCATCAACATTTCTACTTTATTTTTTTCCAATCATTTTAATAATTTTCTCAATCATTTTGCTATTGAGGCTAAGAAAATAA
- a CDS encoding DsbE family thiol:disulfide interchange protein, whose translation MNKTYLISIPLIFIVFISGMFLLNLNFEEKESLIVSDIPLFELQTLQKRKIDQSIFEEGEFKLINVWATWCINCKLEHGFLMNLKDQDIKIIGLNYKDDLEKAKKWLIQFGNPYYENVFDPLGNLGFELGVAGAPETYLVSKKNKILVKHIGIMNDKIWLDKFQSFLND comes from the coding sequence ATGAATAAAACCTACTTAATCAGTATTCCTTTAATTTTTATTGTGTTCATTTCGGGCATGTTTCTTTTAAATTTGAATTTTGAAGAAAAAGAATCGTTGATTGTTTCTGACATCCCTTTATTTGAACTTCAAACTCTACAAAAAAGAAAAATTGACCAAAGTATTTTTGAAGAAGGTGAATTTAAGTTAATAAACGTGTGGGCAACCTGGTGTATTAACTGCAAATTAGAGCACGGTTTTCTTATGAATCTTAAAGATCAAGATATAAAAATTATCGGCCTTAATTACAAAGATGATTTAGAAAAAGCAAAAAAGTGGTTGATCCAATTTGGTAATCCCTATTATGAGAACGTCTTCGATCCGCTTGGGAATTTAGGATTTGAGTTAGGTGTTGCAGGAGCACCCGAAACCTATTTAGTGAGTAAGAAAAATAAGATTTTGGTTAAACACATTGGCATTATGAATGACAAGATTTGGCTAGATAAATTTCAATCTTTTTTGAATGATTAG